The Nitratidesulfovibrio sp. SRB-5 genome segment TGCCAACAACCCGGATATCCAGAAGGAAATGCGCGACCAGGGTTTCGTGCCCCTGTCCATGGGTCATGAAGCCAGCGTCGCGTACATCAAGAAAGTGACCGCCGAGTACACCGAACTGGCCAAGTCCATCAAAAAGTAACGCGCACACGGGGGGCAGGGCCGGTAGTGCCACCGGATCTGCCCCCTTATGCATCCGAAGAGGGGACATTCTATGCGGACACTCCGCTCTGCCGACATCGTGAGCGGCATATTCATCTGCCTGTTGGGCGTGGCCGTCACCATCGCGGCCATGAACATTCCGGCACTCATGGGCGAGCGACTGCCGTCCAAGGCGCTGCCGCTGCTGTGCGGCGTGCTGACGGCTATCGGCGGCGTGCTGCTGGTCGTGCGGGCCATAAACTACAAGGGCGAGGAAATTCCCGTCGACTGGCCGGCCGCCGACGGTTGGCGGCACATCATCGTCACCCTGGTGGCGCTGGTGGTGTACATCGCCGTCATCAACCTGCTGGGCCTGCCCGTTGCCAGCATGGTTTTCGTCGCCGTGCTCGTGCCTTACCTCGGCATGAGTGTTCTCGCCGGGATTCTCTCCGGCCTCGGCACCGCAGTGTTCATCTACCTCATGATCCACTACCTCTCGCTTAGTTTCCCGCTCGGCGTGCTGGGTTCATAGGAGAGTCCGCTCATGTTCTTCTCATTCGACTTGCTGTTCCAAGGGTTCGTGGTAGCCATGAGCCCGGAAAACATCATGTGGGCTTTCGTGGGCTGCTTCATCGGCACCCTCGTGGGCGTGCTTCCCGGCATCGGCCCCTCCAGCGGCATCGCCATCCTGCTGCCCCTGACCACCTTCCTGCCGCCCACCCCCGCCATCATCATGCTGGCCGCCATCTACTACGGCGCCATGTACGGCGGCTCCACCACCGCCATCATGGTTAACATCCCCGGCGAGGCCTCGTCCGTGCCCACGGCACTGGACGGCTTCGAGATGGCAAAACAGGGGAGGGCAGGCGCCGCACTTGCCATATCGGCCATATCATCGTTCGTGGCGGGCACGGTCAGCCTGCTGGGCCTGACCTTCTTTGCGCCCACCCTGGCCAGCTTTGCCCTGTACTTCGGCCCGCCCGAATATTTCGCCCTGATGGTCATGGGCCTGTCCCTGGTGGTCAGCCTGGCCGGCAAGGCGCTGTTCAAGGGCCTTGTCAGCGCCATCCTCGGCCTCACCGCCGCCCTTGTGGGCCAGAATCCCCTGACCGGCGTTGCCCGCCTGACCTTCGGCTCGGACGAGCTGATGGCCGGGGTCAACTTCATCAGCGTCATCATCGGCCTGTTCGCCCTTGGCGAAGTGTTCTGCAACGTCGAGCAGCGCATCACCTACATGCTCGACAACCGCAAGGTCGA includes the following:
- a CDS encoding tripartite tricarboxylate transporter TctB family protein, translated to MRTLRSADIVSGIFICLLGVAVTIAAMNIPALMGERLPSKALPLLCGVLTAIGGVLLVVRAINYKGEEIPVDWPAADGWRHIIVTLVALVVYIAVINLLGLPVASMVFVAVLVPYLGMSVLAGILSGLGTAVFIYLMIHYLSLSFPLGVLGS